In Monomorium pharaonis isolate MP-MQ-018 chromosome 3, ASM1337386v2, whole genome shotgun sequence, a genomic segment contains:
- the LOC105837491 gene encoding 26S proteasome non-ATPase regulatory subunit 8: MAALEDVVALYQNLKREWTRTPCNLKKCGELLNQLKIGLTHLVFLPTSSNTASQNELLIARDILEIGAQWSIASEDIPSFERYMAQLKCYYFDYKSGLIESAYKYQLLGLNLLFLLSQNRVAEFHTELELLPSDQIQSNVYIRHPLSLEQYLMEGSYNKIFLAKGNVPAASYNFFIDILLNTVRDEIAACMESAYDKISIQDAARMLNLSTEKDIKVFATKKNWNLSKDGYFYFTMTSEKKSEEPIPSSELATLAIDYARELEMIV, translated from the exons ATGGCAGCCCTTGAAGATGTTGTTGCTCTCTATCAGAATTTAAAACGCGAATGGACAAGAACACcatgtaatttgaaaaaatgtggTGAATTGCTCAACCAATTAAAG ATCGGTCTCACTCACCTTGTGTTCCTCCCGACGTCAAGTAATACGGCCAGTCAAAATGAACTATTAATTGCGA GAGACATATTAGAAATTGGAGCACAATGGAGCATCGCTAGCGAGGATATACCTTCCTTCGAGAGATACATGGCGCAACTAAagtgttattattttgattataaatcCGGCTTAATAGAGTCTGCTTACAAATATCAACTTCTCGGTCTCAATCTCTTGTTTCTGCTATCGCAAAATCGAGTTGCTGAATTTCACACGGAATTAGAACTCTTGCCATCTGATCAGATACAgtcaaatgtttatataaggCATCCCTTGAGTTTGGAGCAGTATTTGATGGAGGGCTCGTACAATAAGATTTTCTTGGCCAAAGGTAATGTGCCTGCTGCATCCTACAATTTCTTCAtagacattttattaaacactGTTCGTGATGAGATCGCTGCATGCATGGAAAGTGCATATGACAAGATTTCCATTCAAGATGCTGCAAGAATGCTTAATTTAAGCACGGAGAAAGACATAAAGGTCTTTGCCACCAAGAAGAACTGGAATCTCTCAAAGGATggttatttctattttactaTGACTAGTGAGAAAAAATCCGAGGAACCTATCCCAAGTTCTGAATTGGCAACACTTGCGATAGACTATGCCCGAGAGCTCGAAATGATTGTCTAA